The segment GCGCCAGGTCTCCTGTGCTCTATCGGGGGGAGGCAGGTGCTCACGATCTTCCCTTCTGTGTTGAAGTGCCTCACCACGATCTGGGTGATCTCTGTCCCCTTCTCCTTGACCTCCGGGAGGTACTTCTCCACAATCACCTCGTCCCCGACGCCCCTGGCGTGCTCGACCGAGTGCCTGTAGCTTTCCTTCAGTTCCTTCTCTGTCCTCACTATCGAGGTCCCGTGTCCGCTCGAGGTCATGACTGGCTTGACTATCACTGGCAGTCCGAACCTCTCGGCAGCCTCCTGCACCCCTTTCTCAGAGTTGGCATAAGCCCATGGCGCCATCTTCAGGCCGAGCCTCTCGAACATCAGCTTAGTCGCATGCCTGTCCATACAGACGAGCGGGCCGTAGGGCGTGGACATGATCCTGTACCCGTCCTCCATTCCAAGCTTGTACGCCCTCTGCGTGTCGATCCTCTCGACCTCGAGGTAGATTGCATGGGGCGCTCGGGGGTCAGGTATGTACTTTTTGATCATCTTCTCGAGCTGGTCCCCGTCCATCATATCGAAAACTTCAGTGTAGTCTGCAGAGTCCTGAGCAGGGAAGCCGTGGTACTTGTCGAAGGCCACCGAGATTATTCCTCCCCTCGCTCCGCCGAAGTGCCTCCCGGCTGCCGTGATCGCCAGGTCTCCGAGCTCTCCTCCGCCCACCGAGATGAAAGTCGCCGGGGTCCCTGGCGAGATCCTCTCCAGCGGGACGAGCCTGCCCTCGATCTCCTTCCTGATTGAGTCTATCTCTTTTATCAGCCGCACCCTTTCTTTTTCACTCATCCTGAAAACCATACTTCCTCACCTGTGCTACCAGAGTATTTTCTAATCAACCTACCTCCATCAGACCCTTGCCGGGTATCCAGATCATCCTCTTCCCCAGGAGCCCCCTCCTCTCCCTGTACTGGTATATCTCACGGGCCATGTT is part of the Candidatus Methanosuratincola sp. genome and harbors:
- a CDS encoding ATP-grasp domain-containing protein, which encodes MSEKERVRLIKEIDSIRKEIEGRLVPLERISPGTPATFISVGGGELGDLAITAAGRHFGGARGGIISVAFDKYHGFPAQDSADYTEVFDMMDGDQLEKMIKKYIPDPRAPHAIYLEVERIDTQRAYKLGMEDGYRIMSTPYGPLVCMDRHATKLMFERLGLKMAPWAYANSEKGVQEAAERFGLPVIVKPVMTSSGHGTSIVRTEKELKESYRHSVEHARGVGDEVIVEKYLPEVKEKGTEITQIVVRHFNTEGKIVSTCLPPIEHRRPGATYHESWLPSTISAEAASKCRDSAMKIADFMGGIGLYAVEQFVVGDEVYNNEVANRPHDTGLVTRWMLNMDEGALQLVSTLGMPVDPSMVELSRHGIFGVAHVVLVPGGVKEGATVQEFNLKGLHDGLQGGLKGDLWIFGKPTAYPGRRMGLAFAYSGELDQARANAERLAHTAERQFVYKI